The following proteins come from a genomic window of Aequorivita marisscotiae:
- a CDS encoding vWA domain-containing protein, whose protein sequence is MKALFTFLAIALLGFQLHAQNVAISGTVTDDGGLPLPGANVIIRGTSTGTQTDFDGRYSIEAQLGQTLVYSYVGFETQEVRVGTNKIIDVSLLPSASLSEVVVTAYSVNNDAIRNAKGYGIRRNRSRTANLESKLQGKAAGVKVTNSNVGASPTFVIRGTSSNISNPVSENESYGRIEENIFKSVTTAPLSTFSIDVDKAGYSNIRRMLNNGQKVPEDAVKIEEMVNYFAYNYPQPSGKDPFSITADMVNSPWNADAKLVRIGLKGKDISLENVPPSNLVFLLDVSGSMDSPNKLPLLKAALNVLVDRLREKDKVAIVVYAGAAGLVLPPTSGAEKQLIKNAIENLRAGGSTAGGAGIELAYKIAAENFSKDGNNRVILATDGDFNVGKSSDRSMENLIEEKRKSGVFLTCLGFGMGNYKDSKLETLADKGNGNHAYIDTMQEAQKVLGTEFFGTLYTIAKDVKIQVEFNPAKVQAYRLIGYENRLLNDEDFKDDTKDAGELGSGHTVTALYEIIPVGIKSKYLKDIDNLKYTKQVAGNYTDEMLTVKFRYKEPDGDVSKLIVKTVKDENSTIENASEDLKFSAAVALFGMQLRNSEFIDTKKKADVIALAEAGKGTDKDGYRAEFIRLVKSSK, encoded by the coding sequence ATGAAAGCATTATTCACATTTTTAGCAATAGCATTGTTGGGATTCCAACTGCATGCACAGAACGTTGCCATAAGCGGCACGGTAACCGATGACGGCGGACTGCCACTACCGGGAGCAAACGTTATAATTAGGGGCACCAGCACCGGCACACAAACAGATTTTGATGGGCGTTATTCCATTGAAGCGCAACTAGGACAAACACTGGTTTATTCGTACGTAGGTTTTGAAACCCAAGAAGTGCGAGTAGGAACAAACAAAATTATAGATGTTTCATTGCTGCCCAGTGCTAGTTTAAGTGAAGTTGTTGTTACGGCATATTCTGTAAATAATGATGCCATACGAAATGCAAAAGGGTATGGAATTCGAAGAAATAGGAGCCGTACTGCAAATTTGGAGAGTAAATTGCAGGGCAAAGCAGCAGGAGTTAAAGTAACAAATAGTAATGTAGGAGCGTCACCCACTTTTGTTATTCGTGGAACATCTTCCAATATTTCAAACCCCGTTTCCGAAAACGAATCTTATGGTCGCATAGAGGAAAATATCTTTAAAAGTGTTACCACCGCACCGCTTTCAACCTTTTCAATTGATGTTGACAAAGCGGGTTATAGCAATATTCGCCGTATGCTCAACAACGGGCAAAAAGTACCTGAGGACGCCGTAAAGATTGAAGAAATGGTAAACTACTTTGCATATAATTACCCACAACCCAGCGGAAAGGATCCTTTCTCAATAACGGCAGATATGGTTAATTCGCCGTGGAATGCAGATGCCAAATTGGTGCGGATTGGTTTAAAAGGAAAGGATATTTCCTTGGAAAATGTGCCGCCCTCAAACCTGGTATTCCTATTAGACGTCTCCGGATCTATGGATTCGCCCAACAAATTACCATTGCTAAAAGCTGCCCTAAATGTACTGGTGGACCGGTTGCGTGAAAAAGACAAAGTCGCCATTGTGGTTTATGCAGGGGCGGCGGGATTGGTGCTGCCTCCAACTTCCGGTGCGGAAAAGCAGCTAATAAAAAATGCTATTGAAAACTTAAGAGCTGGCGGTTCTACTGCAGGCGGAGCTGGCATTGAGTTGGCATATAAAATCGCCGCTGAAAATTTCAGCAAAGATGGAAATAACCGTGTTATACTTGCTACCGATGGCGATTTTAACGTGGGTAAATCCAGCGACCGTTCCATGGAAAACTTAATAGAAGAAAAGCGCAAAAGCGGTGTATTCCTAACCTGTTTAGGTTTTGGAATGGGGAATTACAAAGACAGCAAATTGGAGACCTTAGCCGATAAAGGCAACGGAAACCACGCTTATATTGATACTATGCAAGAAGCTCAGAAAGTGCTGGGTACAGAGTTTTTTGGAACGCTTTACACCATTGCGAAAGATGTAAAAATTCAAGTAGAATTCAACCCGGCAAAAGTGCAAGCCTACCGATTAATTGGCTACGAAAACCGATTGCTGAACGATGAAGATTTTAAAGACGACACCAAAGATGCTGGCGAATTGGGTAGCGGCCACACCGTAACGGCTTTATATGAAATAATCCCGGTTGGAATAAAAAGTAAGTATTTGAAAGATATCGATAATTTGAAATACACGAAACAGGTTGCAGGAAATTACACAGACGAAATGCTCACAGTAAAGTTTCGCTATAAGGAACCCGATGGCGATGTGAGTAAACTCATTGTAAAAACGGTGAAAGATGAAAATAGCACTATAGAAAATGCTTCAGAAGATTTAAAGTTTTCGGCAGCAGTGGCACTTTTCGGGATGCAGCTTCGCAATTCGGAGTTTATTGACACCAAAAAGAAAGCAGACGTAATTGCTTTGGCCGAAGCGGGCAAGGGAACCGACAAAGACGGCTACCGAGCCGAGTTTATCCGCTTGGTGAAAAGTAGTAAATAA
- a CDS encoding gliding motility-associated C-terminal domain-containing protein: MKRYLSIVCFLIYNLIFSQDISLYQQFNGQYDYTAFGNTLNVEENGQGGQCFILTSSSADFQLQPNQEVVAAYLYWAGSGPGDFNVTFNQVPIIAERTFNVTYNSGGNDYIYFSAFADVTQQIQSTGNGNYTLADLDLTFIIPAYCSPPGSGTNFGGWAVTVVYEDPSLPNNQLNVFDGLESVSRNNQTLEITLDNLMVLDSQGAKIGFLAWEGDSQLAVNETLRINGNILSNPPLNPADNAFNGTNSFTGSDVLYNMDIDVYPISNYINPGDTSATVQLTSGQDFVMVNNIITVLNTELPDATISIDNIIGGTECGNRELSVNYTVYNLNSTEALPAGTPIAFYANESLVAQTATVAIIPIDGEESGTITFTVPSNIEADFILKAVVDDTGNGTGIVHEINEDNNEDQTPIHLLVNPIITGLHNLETCDVIGEEYFNLTEATSEIDPLYELSFHLSEVDAQNNENPITNPENFQNTENPQTIYIRVSNPDCFLTASFTVKVVPCPLPDATIVISEVSACRNRVLPLPFTVFNLEATGPLPANTSIAFYVENVLLALSQTRQSIPIGGSENGEVALLLPNGLPNTFTITAIVDDDGNGNGTVEELREDNNSFTQVISFESIPPIPSLPNLLKCDKGFDTAIFDLTQQDDLIRMGPEDVVLYFTTAEDALQNANPITNPTEYENETDPQTIYVRLENEICFATSSFLLTTENCAPFIPQGFSPNGDGINDTFEISNLLNIYENFELHIYSRDGNLIHTAHNADGFWDGIATQGLLFTGSVVPVGTYYYVLILNDPKYPEPFIGWVYVNY, encoded by the coding sequence TTGAAGCGATATCTTTCTATAGTTTGTTTCCTGATTTACAACCTAATCTTTTCACAGGACATTTCGCTGTATCAACAGTTTAATGGGCAATATGATTACACCGCTTTTGGAAATACCTTAAATGTGGAGGAAAACGGCCAAGGTGGGCAATGTTTTATACTTACCAGCAGCAGTGCAGACTTTCAATTACAACCTAATCAAGAAGTAGTTGCCGCATATCTGTATTGGGCGGGATCCGGTCCGGGAGATTTCAATGTTACCTTCAATCAAGTTCCAATTATTGCGGAACGCACTTTTAATGTTACTTACAATAGTGGCGGTAATGATTATATCTATTTCTCGGCTTTTGCCGATGTTACGCAGCAAATTCAATCTACCGGAAATGGCAATTACACCCTTGCCGATTTAGATCTTACCTTCATAATTCCGGCCTATTGCAGTCCGCCGGGCTCGGGTACAAATTTTGGCGGCTGGGCCGTGACGGTGGTTTATGAAGACCCGTCGCTTCCCAATAACCAACTAAATGTTTTTGATGGGTTAGAAAGTGTTTCTCGCAATAACCAAACGCTCGAAATTACCCTGGATAATTTAATGGTTTTAGATTCGCAGGGAGCAAAAATTGGCTTTCTTGCTTGGGAAGGCGACAGCCAATTGGCCGTGAACGAAACCCTTCGTATAAATGGAAACATTCTTAGCAATCCCCCGCTAAACCCTGCAGATAACGCCTTTAACGGCACCAATAGTTTTACTGGCAGCGATGTGCTTTATAATATGGATATTGATGTGTACCCTATTTCAAATTATATAAATCCGGGCGATACTTCGGCAACAGTTCAACTTACCAGCGGGCAGGATTTTGTAATGGTGAACAACATAATTACCGTTTTAAATACCGAACTGCCCGATGCAACAATTTCCATAGACAATATAATAGGTGGCACCGAATGTGGCAACCGGGAACTCAGTGTAAATTACACAGTTTATAATCTTAACAGCACTGAAGCCTTGCCCGCCGGAACGCCTATTGCTTTTTATGCGAATGAATCCTTGGTTGCGCAAACTGCGACCGTAGCTATAATTCCTATTGACGGGGAAGAAAGTGGAACGATTACGTTTACAGTTCCCAGCAATATTGAAGCAGATTTTATTCTGAAAGCTGTAGTAGACGATACTGGAAACGGCACCGGAATTGTACACGAAATAAACGAAGATAACAACGAAGACCAAACACCTATTCATCTACTAGTAAACCCAATTATTACAGGCCTTCACAACTTAGAAACCTGTGATGTTATAGGGGAAGAATATTTCAATTTAACCGAAGCTACTTCCGAAATAGACCCCTTGTACGAGCTGAGTTTTCACCTTTCGGAAGTAGATGCACAAAACAACGAAAACCCAATTACTAATCCCGAAAACTTTCAAAATACCGAAAATCCGCAGACTATTTACATTCGTGTTTCAAACCCAGATTGTTTTTTAACGGCGAGTTTTACGGTAAAAGTTGTCCCCTGCCCGCTTCCAGATGCTACTATTGTAATTTCAGAAGTTTCAGCCTGTCGCAATAGAGTTTTACCATTACCTTTCACAGTTTTTAATTTGGAAGCCACAGGGCCACTTCCTGCAAATACTTCCATAGCATTTTATGTTGAAAACGTGCTGTTGGCACTTTCACAAACAAGGCAGAGTATTCCCATAGGCGGGAGCGAAAATGGCGAAGTAGCACTCCTCTTGCCCAACGGTTTGCCAAATACTTTTACAATTACAGCGATAGTTGATGATGACGGCAATGGCAATGGTACTGTGGAAGAACTTCGGGAGGACAACAATAGTTTTACCCAAGTTATTTCTTTTGAAAGCATCCCTCCCATTCCCAGTTTACCAAATCTTTTAAAATGCGACAAAGGGTTTGACACCGCAATTTTCGACTTAACCCAGCAGGATGATTTAATTAGAATGGGGCCGGAAGATGTGGTGCTATATTTCACTACCGCCGAAGATGCCCTGCAAAATGCAAACCCCATTACAAATCCAACCGAATATGAAAATGAAACAGATCCGCAGACCATATATGTTCGTCTAGAAAACGAAATCTGCTTTGCCACATCCTCCTTTTTATTGACGACTGAAAACTGCGCTCCCTTTATCCCGCAAGGCTTTTCACCAAATGGCGATGGTATAAACGATACTTTTGAAATAAGTAATCTACTGAACATTTACGAAAACTTTGAATTGCATATTTACTCCCGTGATGGCAATTTAATTCACACAGCCCATAATGCCGATGGCTTTTGGGATGGCATAGCTACACAAGGATTATTGTTCACAGGAAGCGTCGTTCCCGTAGGCACTTATTACTATGTGCTAATTTTAAATGACCCGAAATATCCAGAACCATTTATTGGTTGGGTTTATGTGAATTATTGA
- a CDS encoding lipopolysaccharide kinase InaA family protein, producing the protein MQENFVIHPDYSQMATKLRHVLNNFSKKGEYVTKGERNVIKTVVVEGNSLNIKKFKTPNVFQSQVYQYLRKSKAKRSYEYALKLIGFGIKTPFPVAYFERFSGGLKESFYVSEQVNYDFDFRELIHNPQFKKRKEILNQFTQFTFKLHENGVNFLDHSPGNTLIMDNGNDNYEFYLIDLNRMRFEKMTFEKRMHNFRRLWLSKTMVKIMAAEYAKLYGKTYSETHQLMLKHSRAFQKKINSKKLRRRKR; encoded by the coding sequence ATGCAGGAAAATTTTGTTATTCACCCAGATTATTCGCAAATGGCTACAAAGCTACGCCATGTGCTTAACAATTTTTCCAAAAAAGGGGAATACGTAACCAAAGGGGAGCGCAATGTTATAAAAACGGTGGTTGTTGAAGGTAATTCATTAAATATAAAAAAGTTTAAAACGCCGAATGTCTTTCAATCCCAAGTATATCAATATTTGCGAAAAAGTAAGGCGAAACGCTCCTATGAATACGCCCTAAAACTGATTGGCTTTGGAATAAAAACACCTTTTCCCGTCGCGTATTTTGAACGTTTTTCTGGCGGGCTAAAAGAGAGTTTTTATGTAAGCGAACAGGTTAATTACGATTTTGACTTTCGTGAACTTATCCACAATCCGCAATTTAAAAAGCGTAAAGAAATTTTAAATCAGTTTACACAATTCACTTTTAAGCTTCATGAAAACGGCGTTAATTTCTTGGATCATTCTCCAGGAAATACGCTGATAATGGACAACGGAAACGACAATTACGAATTTTATTTAATTGATTTAAACCGGATGCGTTTTGAAAAAATGACTTTTGAAAAACGCATGCATAACTTCCGCAGGTTGTGGCTTTCAAAAACAATGGTAAAAATAATGGCTGCGGAATATGCTAAACTTTACGGCAAGACTTACTCAGAAACACACCAATTAATGTTGAAGCACAGCAGGGCATTCCAGAAAAAAATAAACAGTAAAAAACTGCGAAGGCGCAAGCGATAA
- a CDS encoding glycosyltransferase family 9 protein, whose product MKKILVIQNKRIGDVLISSVIANNIKKVFPQSEVTYFVYDYTTGVLEQNPNIDRVISVKEKELKKFPKLLQTIAKIKKEKYDIIFDPYSKFQSRMICLFSGAEYRIGLKRAHKELKLPFYTHPISFLDHRSKNCGKAIEDRINMIASVFDLKAPEYAPKIFLTEEETKYSKVHSLQKPIIMLGILGSTPQKSMPYDYMVEIIDFITAHYKATILFNYAPHQKEEALKVYEMCQNKDQINLDIYEDSIRGFIKLMNQCDLLVSNEGGSVHITKALKKPTFTIYSPYVNKEHWCSFEDGDQHDSIHLLEEKPNLFSSFTLEERRRIEQDPHSLYKQLTPEMIFEKLKPFLAHHLQKTHR is encoded by the coding sequence ATGAAGAAAATTCTCGTTATACAAAACAAAAGAATTGGCGATGTTCTAATTAGCTCCGTCATTGCCAACAATATAAAAAAAGTCTTCCCACAAAGTGAAGTAACTTATTTTGTGTATGATTATACCACAGGCGTATTGGAGCAAAACCCAAATATAGACCGCGTAATTTCAGTAAAGGAAAAGGAACTTAAAAAATTCCCGAAACTGTTACAGACCATTGCAAAAATTAAAAAGGAGAAATACGATATTATTTTTGATCCGTATTCAAAATTCCAAAGTAGGATGATCTGTTTGTTTTCTGGCGCCGAATACCGCATTGGCTTAAAACGGGCACACAAGGAATTAAAACTTCCTTTTTACACCCACCCCATTAGCTTTTTGGATCATCGTTCCAAAAATTGTGGCAAGGCAATTGAAGACCGAATTAATATGATTGCTTCGGTTTTCGATTTAAAAGCACCCGAATACGCCCCAAAAATATTCTTAACTGAAGAAGAAACAAAATACTCCAAAGTCCATTCCCTTCAAAAACCAATAATAATGTTGGGCATTTTGGGCAGCACGCCGCAAAAATCAATGCCGTACGATTATATGGTTGAAATAATAGATTTTATTACCGCGCATTACAAAGCCACGATTCTTTTTAACTATGCACCGCACCAAAAAGAAGAAGCGTTAAAGGTTTACGAAATGTGCCAAAATAAAGACCAAATAAATCTTGATATTTACGAAGATTCAATCCGCGGATTTATAAAACTGATGAACCAATGCGACCTTTTGGTTTCCAACGAAGGTGGCAGTGTACATATTACAAAAGCGCTTAAAAAGCCCACATTTACCATTTATTCGCCTTATGTAAACAAGGAACATTGGTGTAGTTTTGAAGATGGCGACCAGCACGATTCCATACATTTACTGGAAGAAAAACCCAATCTCTTCAGCAGTTTTACATTAGAAGAGCGAAGACGCATTGAGCAAGACCCGCATTCGCTCTACAAACAATTGACCCCCGAAATGATTTTTGAAAAGCTAAAGCCATTTTTGGCACATCACCTCCAAAAAACCCATAGATGA
- a CDS encoding glycosyltransferase family 2 protein, protein MVKDDNIAPFVSVIVSTYNQPEWLKKALWGFEQQLEKNFEIIIADDGSTEETKHLIDSFIANSSLQIKHVWQEDHGFQKTKILNKAIKVAKGEYLIFTDGDCIPRNDLVSTHLGLSRPGCFLSAGYFKLSMKISKQITREDIETQRCFNAKWLLKHGLKKTFKINKLTSYGLKEDILNTFTPTSATWDGNNASGWKKDVLAVNGFDERMQYGGEDREMGERLMNYGIKPLQIRYSTVTLHLDHERGYVRKEMFIKNKAIRRVTKKEKRVWTNYGIVSTEKETDAAN, encoded by the coding sequence ATTGTAAAGGACGACAATATAGCTCCTTTTGTTTCGGTAATTGTAAGTACCTACAATCAGCCGGAATGGCTTAAAAAAGCGCTTTGGGGATTTGAACAACAACTGGAAAAGAATTTTGAAATAATAATTGCCGACGATGGTTCTACGGAAGAAACCAAGCATTTGATAGATTCTTTTATTGCGAATTCGTCATTGCAAATAAAACATGTGTGGCAAGAGGACCACGGTTTCCAAAAAACGAAAATTTTAAATAAAGCCATAAAAGTGGCTAAGGGCGAATATTTAATTTTTACCGATGGCGACTGTATTCCGAGAAACGATTTGGTTTCAACCCACTTGGGATTGAGCCGTCCGGGTTGTTTTCTTTCCGCAGGATATTTTAAATTATCGATGAAAATTTCAAAACAAATTACTCGGGAAGATATTGAAACCCAACGCTGCTTTAATGCGAAATGGCTCTTAAAACACGGCCTAAAGAAAACCTTTAAAATAAACAAACTGACTTCCTACGGCCTAAAGGAAGATATTTTAAACACTTTTACCCCTACCAGCGCTACTTGGGATGGCAATAATGCCTCGGGTTGGAAAAAGGATGTACTTGCCGTTAATGGCTTTGACGAGCGGATGCAATACGGTGGTGAAGATCGCGAAATGGGCGAGCGTTTGATGAATTACGGTATAAAACCACTGCAAATTAGGTATAGTACCGTTACCCTGCATCTGGACCATGAACGCGGTTATGTGCGAAAGGAAATGTTTATTAAAAACAAAGCCATCCGGAGAGTGACAAAAAAGGAGAAGCGGGTTTGGACAAATTACGGTATTGTGTCCACCGAAAAGGAAACTGACGCCGCCAATTGA
- the tnpA gene encoding IS200/IS605 family transposase: MANTYTQIHIQVIFAVQNRQSLIKPQWKDELYKYITGIVQSYNHKVLQINGMPDHIHILFGMRPTQSISDLMKKLKQDSSKWINNKGFVNGKFSWQEGYGAFSYSRSHVPKVIKYIANQEEHHKSKTFGEEYLEILKESGIDYDERYILKSIT, from the coding sequence ATGGCAAATACTTATACACAAATTCACATTCAGGTAATTTTTGCAGTACAGAACAGACAGAGCCTGATAAAACCGCAGTGGAAAGATGAGTTATACAAGTATATCACAGGGATAGTTCAAAGTTACAACCATAAGGTTTTACAGATAAATGGAATGCCAGACCACATCCACATCCTTTTTGGAATGCGCCCCACGCAGTCGATTTCTGATTTGATGAAAAAATTAAAACAAGATTCCTCAAAATGGATAAACAATAAAGGATTTGTAAACGGAAAATTTTCCTGGCAAGAGGGTTATGGTGCATTTTCATATTCAAGATCACATGTTCCAAAGGTCATTAAATATATTGCAAATCAAGAGGAGCATCATAAGTCAAAAACATTCGGTGAGGAATATTTGGAAATATTAAAAGAATCAGGAATCGATTACGATGAACGTTATATTTTGAAATCAATAACATAA
- a CDS encoding ABC transporter permease translates to MLRLLNIELQKLRYNRSAKVISIIYFILITFIALIASIEFNFGDFHFRVADQGIFNFPYIWHFNTYVAAILKLFLAIVIVSMMSNEYSYRTLKQNLIDGLSKKEFVLSKFLTVLLFAGISTVFIFLVSLILGLSFSDYNEIGIIFSDLEYIAAYFVKLVAFFSFCLFLGVLVKRSAFALGFLIVWQIVEWLCYGLMKWQFFKDTEIADTVAQFFPLNAMANLIKEPMSRLGAIQSAANQLGENFTKDYQVTWLNVLIVLVWTSLFIYWSYAILKKRDL, encoded by the coding sequence ATGCTACGATTATTAAATATAGAACTCCAAAAACTGCGCTATAACCGTTCAGCAAAGGTTATTTCCATTATCTATTTTATTCTTATAACCTTTATTGCCCTTATTGCTTCCATAGAATTTAATTTTGGCGATTTTCACTTTCGGGTTGCCGATCAGGGCATATTCAACTTTCCGTATATCTGGCATTTTAACACTTATGTGGCGGCAATTTTAAAACTGTTTTTAGCTATCGTGATTGTTTCCATGATGAGCAACGAATACAGTTACCGAACGCTAAAACAAAACTTGATTGACGGCCTTAGCAAGAAAGAATTTGTACTGTCTAAATTTCTTACTGTCTTGCTTTTCGCTGGTATTTCAACCGTATTTATTTTTTTGGTATCGCTTATTTTGGGTTTAAGTTTTTCAGATTATAACGAAATCGGAATCATTTTCAGCGATTTGGAATATATTGCAGCCTATTTTGTAAAATTAGTCGCCTTTTTCTCCTTCTGTCTCTTCCTTGGAGTTTTGGTAAAACGCTCCGCCTTTGCACTTGGTTTTTTAATTGTTTGGCAAATTGTGGAATGGCTTTGTTACGGTTTAATGAAATGGCAATTTTTTAAGGACACGGAAATTGCCGATACTGTTGCACAATTCTTTCCGCTAAATGCAATGGCGAATCTTATAAAAGAACCGATGAGCCGTTTGGGCGCCATTCAATCTGCCGCGAACCAATTGGGTGAAAATTTCACAAAAGATTATCAGGTAACCTGGCTTAATGTTTTGATAGTTCTTGTTTGGACTTCTCTTTTTATTTATTGGTCGTACGCCATTTTAAAGAAAAGAGACTTGTAA
- a CDS encoding class I SAM-dependent methyltransferase, with protein sequence MNLLDKFHNWRRKQRWNRQYKKGRWESLRSEKEASRYHKIIEFINRFSPKNPSILDIGCGDGLLTERMAPEAYSYFLGLDFSKESIKIASKKKLPKAEFLAADAVKFQPKQSFDVIVFNEAFYYIHETEKQNVLDRMLKSLTKDGIIITSIYREGHGCWEYFKEDKRLKELDFTTVTTDEELRYWKIGVYKKK encoded by the coding sequence ATGAATTTACTCGACAAATTTCATAATTGGAGACGCAAACAACGGTGGAACCGCCAATATAAAAAAGGGCGATGGGAAAGCCTACGGAGCGAAAAAGAAGCCAGTCGCTACCATAAGATCATTGAATTTATCAATCGTTTTTCACCTAAAAATCCCAGTATTTTAGATATTGGTTGCGGCGATGGTTTGCTTACCGAACGGATGGCTCCAGAAGCGTATTCTTACTTTTTGGGATTGGATTTTTCAAAAGAATCCATAAAAATAGCTTCCAAAAAGAAATTGCCAAAAGCTGAATTTCTTGCTGCCGATGCCGTAAAATTCCAACCAAAACAATCTTTTGATGTAATCGTTTTTAACGAAGCCTTTTACTATATCCACGAAACGGAAAAGCAAAATGTTTTAGACAGAATGTTGAAGAGCCTCACAAAAGACGGAATTATTATAACCTCCATTTATCGGGAAGGTCACGGCTGCTGGGAATATTTTAAGGAAGATAAAAGGTTGAAAGAACTCGATTTTACTACAGTAACTACCGATGAAGAACTCCGGTATTGGAAAATTGGCGTTTATAAAAAGAAATGA